A stretch of Ipomoea triloba cultivar NCNSP0323 chromosome 11, ASM357664v1 DNA encodes these proteins:
- the LOC115996739 gene encoding uncharacterized protein LOC115996739: MADGCNRRIEVRSLSGETTAASVTPDLTVQQLKLILKQNFTPAASSPNFHLFFKGMKLAVENKLGSYSIGDGDFLVLVPFAKKDRQQTEQSATSPAMTRFATSKQSESTWRDVVEDLSVLRSTISNKTQNDIELESVNSENRQAQNANVSSSGTSQRKRKLKSVSNKTEQPTDELIFDILQSPSSSIDEQASKFVMVLDSVNCLTDPSSGNCICNEVHRQNTEMNLRLTKSNLCLCPSWLKSKMKLFSFINIYSAVLQLQHGKVTLCSLKQALDQLGKFGFQASITDVEHLSDLCPQVLSIVDNSKGAITSTNAIMIVKTSTEQIDHHEIAIKCILPSKIVNSMKKRQECFKTSLSKVIRSLMFEDGNKFSKLSLEDFLQYVKQCNDVASGSKVKTERSHSFEALCHDTNPLLPIEMLEHLRRGIGSKGQVVHFEEINARNAKYVEIPNGLSECTKSALKNIGVTRLYSHQVESVQASLAGKDVVVATMTSSGKSLCYNLPVLEALSQNLSACALYLFPTKALAQDQLRALLNMTNEFDHNLNIGVYDGDTSQTDRMWLRENARLLITNPDMLHVSILPFHGQFRRILSNLRFIIIDEAHAYKGAFGCHTALILRRLLRLCSHVYGSNPSFVFSTATSANPVDHAKELANLPALELIQNDGSPSGPKLFVLWNPPLCLRTISKRSRKSTDANKSTDRSEVARRSSPIMEVSYIFAEMVQHGLRCIAFCKTRKLCELVLSYTREILQEAAPHLVDAICAYRAGYVAEDRRRIERDFFSGNICGIAATNALELGIDVGHIDVTLHLGFPGSISSLWQQAGRSGRRGKPSIAIYVAFEGPLDQYFMKFPNKLFRSPIECCHVDANNQQVLEQHLTCAAFEHPLSLQHDKKYFGPGFEAAVMTLKNKGYLNTDVSRDSSARIWSYIGHEKMPSNAVSVRAIETERYKVIDKQKNELLEEIEESRAFFQVYEGAVYMNQGKTYLVKDLDLSSKIAWCQQADLKYYTKTRDYTDIHITGGNIVQYPVCKNNCPSTILQSNHYLVWFSPNMEKKQPSF; this comes from the exons ATGGCGGATGGCTGCAATCGAAGAATCGAAGTGCGGAGTCTTTCCGGTGAGACAACCGCCGCTTCCGTTACGCCGGACCTGACTGTTCAACAACTCAAGCTCATTCTCAAGCAGAACTTTACACCCGCGGCTTCTTCCCCCAATTTCCATCTCTTTTTCAAG GGGATGAAATTGGCAGTAGAGAATAAGCTAGGCAGCTATTCAATTGGTGATGGGGATTTTTTGGTTCTTGTTCCTTTTGCAAAGAAGGATAGACAGCAGACTGAGCAATCTGCTACATCCCCAGCTATGACAAGATTTGCAACTTCAAAACAATCTGAGTCAACGTGGCGTGATGTGGTGGAAGACCTATCAGTTTTGCGCAGCACAATTAGCAATAAAACTCAAAATGATATTGAGTTAGAGTCAGTTAATTCTGAAAATAGACAAGCACAAAATGCCAATGTTTCTTCCAGTGGTACTTCACAGAGAAAACGCAAGTTAAAATCCGTATCTAATAAGACAGAACAACCTACAGATGAGCTCATATTTGACATACTGCAGTCACCTAGCAGTAGTATAGATGAACAGGCATCTAAATTTGTTATGGTTTTAGACTCAGTTAATTGTTTAACTGATCCAAGTTCAGGGAACTGCATATGTAATGAAGTTCACAGACAGAACACTGAGATGAATCTGCGGTTAACAAAAAGCAATTTGTGCTTGTGCCCATCATGGTTGAaaagtaaaatgaaattattttctttcataaatatatattctgCTGTTCTTCAACTTCAGCATGGAAAAGTTACCTTGTGTTCTCTGAAGCAAGCACTTGATCAACTTGGTAAATTTGGATTTCAAGCCAGTATAACAGATGTTGAGCATCTCTCTGACCTCTGTCCTCAG GTTTTAAGTATTGTAGATAATTCTAAAGGGGCAATAACTTCTACCAATGCTATTATGATTGTCAAAACTTCAACTGAACAGATAGATCATCATGAGA TTGCTATAAAATGCATCCTGCCATCAAAGATTGTCAATTCAATGAAGAAAAGGCAAGAGTGCTTCAAAACAAGTCTTTCGAAGGTCATAAGATCATTAATG TTTGAAGATGGCAACAAGTTTTCCAAGTTATCCTTGGAAGATTTCCTTCAATATGTGAAGCAGTGCAATGATGTTGCAAGTGGGAGCAAAGTGAAAACAGAGAGGTCTCATTCCTTTGAAGCACTTTGTCAT GACACAAACCCCTTGCTTCCTATCGAAATGTTGGAACATCTTAGAAGAGGAATTGGATCTAAAGGACAG GTTGTTCATTTTGAAGAGATAAACGCTCGGAATGCTAAGTATGTTGAGATTCCAAATGGGCTTTCAGAATGTACTAAGTCTGCACTAAAAAATATTGGAGTTACTAGGTTATATAGCCACCAG gttgaaTCAGTTCAGGCATCTCTTGCTGGTAAAGATGTAGTAGTGGCGACCATGACATCCAGCGGAAAATCTCTTTGCTACAACCTTCCTGTTCTTGAAGCATTATCCCAGAACTTGTCAGCATGTGCACTTTACCTCTTTCCAACTAAG GCTCTTGCACAAGATCAGCTGAGAGCTTTATTAAATATGACGAATGAGTTTGATCATAACCTAAACATTGGTGTATATGATGGAGACACTTCTCAGACAGATAGGATGTGGCTACGCGAAAATGCTAGACTG TTGATTACAAATCCAGATATGTTACATGTATCTATCTTGCCATTTCATGGACAATTTAGGCGGATTTTGTCTAATCTAAG GTTTATTATTATCGATGAAGCTCATGCTTATAAGGGTGCTTTTGGATGTCATACTGCTCTTATTTTGAGAAGGCTTCTGCGACTCTGCTCTCATG TGTATGGTAGCAATCcttcttttgtattttctactGCCACTTCTGCAAACCCTGTTGATCATGCTAAG GAACTTGCAAATCTGCCAGCACTAGAGTTGATTCAGAACGATGGCAGCCCTTCTGGTCCTAAACTTTTTGTGCTTTGGAATCCTCCTTTGTGTCTGAGAACG ATTTCAAAGAGAAGTAGGAAGAGCACAGATGCTAACAAATCTACTGATAGAAGTGAGGTTGCAAGAAGATCAAG TCCTATAATGGAGGTATCATACATTTTTGCTGAAATGGTGCAGCACGGTCTTCGTTGTATTGCATTTTGCAAAACACGCAAACTTTGTGAGCTTGTCTTAAGCTACAC ACGCGAGATACTTCAGGAAGCAGCACCTCACTTAGTTGATGCTATCTGTGCCTATCGAGCAGGCTATGTAGCTGAG GATAGGAGAAGGATTGAGCGTGACTTTTTTAGCGGTAATATATGTGGTATTGCTGCCACAAATGCTCTTGAATTGGGAATTGATGTTGGACACATTGATGTGACTCTACATCTAGGCTTTCCGGGTAGTATATCTAG TCTATGGCAACAAGCTGGAAGATCAGGGAGAAGGGGGAAGCCTTCAATTGCTATATATGTTGCTTTTGAAGGGCCTTTGGATCAATATTTCATGAAGTTCCCAAACAAACTGTTCAGGAGTCCAATTGAGTGTTGTCATGTTGATGCTAATAACCAACAG GTGCTTGAACAGCATCTGACATGTGCTGCTTTTGAACACCCACTGAGCTTGCAACATGACAAGAAGTATTTTGGTCCTGGATTTGAAGCTGCAGTAATGACACTAAAAAATAAAGGATATCTGAATACTGATGTGTCACGTGATTCTAGTGCTAGAATTTGGAGCTATATCGGGCATGAG aaaATGCCTTCAAATGCTGTAAGTGTTCGAGCAATTGAAACTGAGCGATATAAAGTCATTGACAAGCAAAAGAATGAACTTCtagaagaaattgaagagaGCAGGGCATTCTTCCAG GTTTATGAAGGGGCTGTTTATATGAATCAAGGAAAGACCTATCTTGTAAAGGACTTGGATTTATCAAGTAAAATTGCTTGGTGCCAGCAAGCAGACTTGAAATATTACACAAAAACTCGTGACTACACTGACATTCATATCACTGGGGGTAACATT GTCCAATATCCAGTTTGCAAGAACAACTGCCCAAGCACAATTTTGCAGAGTAACCACTACTTGGTTTGGTTTTCGCCGAATATGGAAAAAAAGCAACCAAGTTTTTGA